The proteins below come from a single Xiphophorus couchianus chromosome 20, X_couchianus-1.0, whole genome shotgun sequence genomic window:
- the tmem43 gene encoding transmembrane protein 43: MSSEQTFSGPEPDQHRRVSVKSNPGFLERLSETAGGTVVGVGLFFLSIYVLFTNEGRALQTASSLDEGLSQVKSLGSYPILDLQNNDRLVHLSAELQTLKPLHDPSYRVVVQAVKLQRQVEMYQWVEHRESRDYQENGETKTETTYTYNTEWKSEVVNSRNFDKEIGHQNPSAMPVESVTVVAQDVRVGPLILSKGLVEQINNFQTLSLKDLAVFNLDPFLSIHDDYFYHTQFPLRPQVGDVRVRFSFAGLSGENSHLGPPLTVSIIAKQKGEKLLPFKTKSGDFLEIIYLEELTAEEVFAKEHQYNRMKTWGLRAAGWFLMFVSIQLTTRILFTLVDWVPLLRDLVSFGLKIFALCLSCSLSLLVIGVGWLFYRPFVAAALGALALLPVFLARSGLPQKKNE, translated from the exons ATGTCTTCAGAGCAGACA ttttcaggaCCAGAGCCTGACCAACACAGACGCGTATCTGTTAAATCAAATCCTGGATTTCTGGAGCGTCTGAGTGAAACGGCAGGAGGGACAGTCGTCGGCGTTGGTCTGTTCTTCCTCTCCATCTACGTTCTCTTCACTAATGAG GGTCGAGCTTTGCAAACTGCCTCTTCTCTGGATGAAGGTCTCTCTCAGGTGAAGTCGCTGGGCTCTTATCCAATCCTCGACCTGCAGAACAACGACCGCTTAGTTCATCTATCTGCAGAGCTGCAAACCCTGAAG CCCCTCCATGACCCCAGCTACAGGGTGGTGGTCCAGGCCGTGAAGCTGCAGCGGCAGGTGGAGATGTACCAGTGGGTGGAGCATCGTGAGAGCAG GGATTACCAAGAGAATGGAGAAACCAAAACTGAGACGACCTACACCTACA ACACTGAGTGGAAATCAGAGGTGGTTAACAGTCGTAACTTCGATAAGGAAATCGGCCACCAGAACCCGAG CGCCATGCCGGTGGAGAGTGTGACAGTGGTGGCTCAGGACGTCCGAGTGGGACCTTTGATTCTGTCCAAAG GCCTTGTGGAGCAGATCAATAACTTCCAGACTCTGAGTCTGAAGGATCTCGCAGTCTTTAATCTGGATCCTTTCCTCTCCATCCACGATGATTACTTCTATCACACTCAGTTCCCGCTCCGGCCACAG gTCGGGGACGTCCGGGTGAGGTTCTCCTTTGCTGGACTGAGTGGTGAGAACAGTCACCTTGGCCCGCCGCTAACT GTGAGTATCATAGCTAAGCAGAAAGGAGAGAAATTGCTGCCCTTTAAGACAAAGTCTGGAGACTTTCTGGAAATCATCTACCTGGAGGAGCTCACTGCAGAG GAAGTGTTCGCCAAGGAGCATCAGTACAACAGAATGAAGACGTGGGGCCTGAGGGCTGCAGGCTGGTTCCTCATGTTCGTTAGTATTCAGCTGACCACACGCATCCTCTTCACTCTGG TGGATTGGGTTCCTCTCCTCAGAGATCTGGTGTCTTTTGGCCTGAAGATCTTCGCCCTGTGCCTCTCCTGCTCGCTGTCTCTCCTCGTCATCGGAGTCGGTTGGCTTTTCTACAGACCGTTTGTGGCGGCCGCTCTGGGAGCCCTTGCTCTGCTTCCAGTGTTTCTGGCTCGTTCAGGCCTTCCCCAGAAGAAGAACGAATGA